In Carya illinoinensis cultivar Pawnee chromosome 7, C.illinoinensisPawnee_v1, whole genome shotgun sequence, the following are encoded in one genomic region:
- the LOC122315759 gene encoding shaggy-related protein kinase alpha-like translates to MASVDVAPTSGLREPSGHTVGVDRLPEEMNDMKIRDDKEMEATVIDGNGTETGHIIVTTIGGRNGQPKQTISYMAERIVGHGSFGVVFQAKCLETGEAVAIKKVLQDKRYKNRELQTMRLLDHPNVVALKHCFFSTTEKDELYLNLVLEYVPETVHRVIKHYNKLNQRMPLIYVKLYTYQIFRALSYIHRCIGVCHRDIKPQNLLVNPHTHQVKLCDFGSAKVLVKGEPNISYICSRYYRAPELIFGATEYTTAIDIWSAGCVLAELLLGQPLFPGESGVDQLVEIIKILGTPTREEIKCMNPNYTEFKFPQIKAHPWHKIFHKRMPPEAVDLVSRLLQYSPNLRCTALDALIHPFFDELRDPNSRLPNGRFLPPLFNFKSHELKGVPVEILVKLIPEHARKQCSFLGL, encoded by the exons ATGGCTTCAGTGGACGTTGCACCTACTTCTGGTTTGAGAGAACCCAGTGGTCATACAGTCGGTGTTGATCGGTTGCCTGAGGAGATGAATGACATGAAAATCAGGGATGACAAA GAAATGGAAGCCACTGTTATTGATGGTAATGGAACGGAGACGGGTCACATTATCGTGACTACTATTGGTGGTAGAAACGGCCAACCGAAGCAG ACAATAAGCTACATGGCTGAGCGTATTGTTGGACATGGATCATTTGGAGTTGTGTTTCAA GCGAAGTGCTTAGAGACTGGTGAAGCTGTGGCTATAAAGAAGGTTCTTCAAGACAAGAGGTATAAGAACCGAGAGCTGCAAACTATGCGCCTTCTTGACCACCCAAATGTTGTTGCTTTGAAGCATTGTTTCTTTTCAACAACCGAAAAGGATGAACTGTACCTTAATCTGGTACTTGAGTATGTCCCTGAAACTGTTCATCGCGTGATCAAGCACTACAACAAATTGAACCAAAGGATGCCGTTAATATATGTGAAACTCTATACGTACCAG ATCTTTAGGGCATTATCATATATTCATCGCTGCATTGGAGTGTGTCACAGGGACATCAAACCTCAAAATCTTTTG GTGAATCCACATACCCACCAGGTTAAATTATGCGACTTCGGAAGTGCAAAAGTCTTG GTAAAAGGGGAGCCAAATATTTCTTACATCTGCTCTAGGTATTACCGGGCACCAGAGCTTATATTTGGAGCAACTGAGTATACTACAGCTATTGACATTTGGTCTGCTGGATGTGTTCTTGCCGAGCTACTCCTTGGACAG CCTCTGTTTCCTGGTGAGAGTGGAGTCGACCAGCTTGTGGAGATAATAAAG ATTTTGGGCACTCCGACAAGGGAGGAAATCAAATGCATGAACCCCAACTATACAGAGTTCAAATTCCCTCAGATTAAAGCTCATCCATGGCACAAG ATATTCCACAAGCGTATGCCTCCAGAAGCTGTTGATCTGGTTTCGAGACTGTTACAATACTCCCCTAACCTGCGATGTACAGCT TTGGACGCCTTGATCCATCCATTTTTTGATGAGCTTCGTGATCCTAACAGTCGCTTGCCGAATGGCCGTTTCCTTCCACCACTATTCAACTTTAAATCACATG AATTGAAGGGAGTGCCGGTTGAGATTTTGGTGAAATTGATCCCAGAGCATGCAAGAAAGCAATGTTCCTTTCTTGGTTTGTGA
- the LOC122315724 gene encoding protein transport protein Sec24-like At3g07100 encodes MGTENPGRQQFPPARPVATPFSVAPPQNMMPFSSSGPVVGSEASGFRPIPPGAPQPMVPSSTHVVGSQASGFRPSPITRFSDPSVPSPPTANVPPIAGQFQRFPAPHFPSTVQAPLSHAPPIGQPLAQPPAPPVSFRPRPQIPPVPMGSPPQTVNPAVPSLSAPYSSSDSMYQAPRPNFQSSFPGYVRMQSNADSQAPPIPPPFPTHQGGYASSAPPPSSYPYLAQPGGYVPHPPVAAPLGMQSRDQMQHFGSGPPSGSIQGLMEDFSSLSIASVPGSIDPGIDSKSLPRPLEGDVEPKLLAEMYPMNCDPRYLRLTTSAIPSSQSLSSRWHLPLGAIICPLAEAPDGEEVPVVNFTSTGIIRCRRCRTYVNPFVTFTDSGRKWRCNICSLLNDVPGEYFAHLDASGIRIDLDQRPELTKGSVEFVAPTEYMMRPPMPPVYFFLIDVSISAVRSGMIEIVAQTIRSCLDELPGFPRTQIGFATFDSAIHFYNMKSSLTQPQMMVVSDLDDIFVPLPDDLLVNLSESRSVVEAFLDSLPSMFNDNANVESAFGPALKAAFMVMNQLGGKLLIFQNTLPSLGVGRLKLRGDDLRVYGTDKENMLRLPEDPFYKQMAAELTKYQISVNVYALSDKYTDIASLGTLAKYTGGQVYYYPSFQSAIHGEKLRNELTRDLTRETAWEAVMRIRCGKGVRFSSYHGNFMLRSTDLMALPAVDCDKAYAAQLSLEDTLLTTPTVYFQVALLYTASCGERRIRVHTAAAPVVADLGEMYRQADCGAIVSLFSRLAIEKTLSHKLEDARNSLQLRIVKALKEYRNLYAVQHRLGGRMIYPESLKFLPLYGLALCRSKPLRGGYADASLDERCSAGYTMVALPVKKLLKLLYPSFIRLDEYLLKASAQVDDLKRLPLAAENLDARGLYLYDDGFRFVIWFGRALSPDIAMNLLGADFAAELLKVNLKERDKEMSRKLMSTLEKFRESDRSYYQQCHLVRQGEQPIEGFLLLSNLVEDQMGGSNGYVDWLLQIHRQVQQNA; translated from the exons ATGGGGACTGAAAATCCTGGTCGGCAACAGTTTCCTCCTGCAAGACCTGTTGCTACACCTTTTTCTGTAGCTCCTCCGCAAAATATGATGCCTTTTTCATCATCAGGTCCTGTGGTTGGATCAGAGGCCTCTGGTTTCAGACCTATTCCACCAGGTGCTCCCCAGCCGATGGTGCCTTCGTCAACACATGTGGTTGGATCACAGGCCTCTGGTTTTCGACCTTCTCCAATAACTAGGTTTAGTGATCCATCTGTGCCTTCTCCACCAACAGCAAATGTTCCACCCATTGCTGGACAATTTCAGCGTTTCCCAGCACCACATTTTCCCTCAACAGTTCAAGCACCCCTTTCGCATGCCCCACCAATCGGTCAACCACTAGCTCAACCTCCTGCTCCGCCAGTTTCCTTTCGTCCACGGCCACAAATACCTCCAGTGCCAATGGGATCTCCACCTCAAACCGTAAATCCTGCAGTGCCCAGCTTGAGTGCTCCTTACTCTTCATCAGATTCAATGTATCAAGCTCCCAGGCCAAATTTTCAGTCATCATTTCCCGGATATGTCCGTATGCAGTCTAATGCTGATTCACAAGCCCCACCTATACCGCCTCCTTTTCCCACTCATCAAGGAGGTTATGCATCATCTGCCCCTCCACCTTCTTCCTACCCTTATCTTGCTCAACCAGGAGGTTATGTTCCACATCCACCAGTGGCAGCACCCTTGGGCATGCAGTCAAGGGACCAAATGCAGCATTTTGGCTCTGGACCTCCTAGTGGTTCCATCCAAGGTTTGATGGAAGACTTCAGCTCACTTTCCATTGCGTCTGTTCCTGGATCAATTGATCCGGGAATTGATTCTAAATCACTGCCAAGGCCATTGGAAGGTGATGTGGAGCCCAAATTGCTGGCTGAGATGTATCCTATGAATTGTGATCCTAGATATCTACGACTTACTACTAGTGCTATTCCAAGTTCCCAGTCTTTGTCTTCAAGGTGGCATTTGCCTCTTGGAGCCATTATTTGTCCACTTGCGGAAGCTCCTGATGGG GAAGAAGTACCAGTAGTTAATTTCACTTCAACAGGCATTATTCGATGTAGAAGATGTCGCACATACGTGAATCCATTTGTCACATTCACAGATTCTGGGAGAAAGTGGCGCTGCAACATCTGTTCTCTACTCAATGATg TTCCTGGTGAGTATTTTGCCCATTTGGATGCCTCTGGCATAAGAATTGATTTGGACCAGCGACCCGAACTTACAAAGGGTAGTGTGGAATTTGTTGCTCCAACTGAATATATGATGCGACCTCCTATGCCGCCAGTATATTTTTTCCTCATTGATGTGTCTATATCTGCAGTGAGAAGTGGTATGATTGAG ATTGTGGCCCAAACAATCAGATCTTGCTTGGATGAGCTGCCTGGCTTCCCCAGAACACAGATTGGATTTGCAACTTTTGACAGTGcaattcatttttataatatgaaG TCATCTTTGACACAGCCGCAAATGATGGTTGTCTCAGATTTGGATGACATATTTGTGCCATTGCCAGATGATCTACTTGTCAATTTGTCTGAATCCAGAAGTGTGGTAGAAGCGTTCCTAGATAGCTTGCCATCCATGTTTAATGACAATGCGAATGTGGAATCTGCTTTTGGTCCTGCTCTTAAGGCAGCTTTCATGGTTATG AATCAACTTGGGGGCAAATTGTTAATATTTCAAAACACACTGCCATCTCTTGGTGTTGGCCGCTTAAAATTGCGTGGAGACGATCTTCGTGTTTATGGAACAGATAAAGAAAACATGTTAAGATTGCCTGAAGATCCATTCTACAAGCAAATGGCTGCTGaattaactaagtaccagataTCAGTGAATGTATATGCGCTCAGTGACAAGTACACTGATATAGCCTCTTTAG GAACTCTTGCAAAATACACTGGAGGTCAGGTATATTATTATCCAAGCTTCCAATCTGCCATTCATGGAGAGAAGTTGAGAAATGAGTTAACCAGAGACCTCACTAGGGAAACTGCATGGGAAGCTGTCATGCGGATAAGATGCGGAAAAG GGGTCCGTTTTTCATCTTATCATGGCAACTTTATGCTAAGATCTACGGATTTAATGGCGCTTCCAGCTGTAGATTGTGATAAAGCATACGCGGCGCAATTATCTCTTGAAGATACATTGCTGACAACTCCGACAGTATACTTCCAAGTTGCTCTTCT TTACACCGCATCTTGTGGAGAAAGGCGTATTAGAGTACACACAGCAGCCGCACCAGTGGTGGCAGATCTAGGAGAGATGTATCGCCAGGCTGATTGTGGTGCCATTGTATCCTTGTTTAGCAGGCTAG CAATTGAGAAAACACTGTCCCATAAGTTGGAAGATGCACGAAATTCTCTGCAACTAAGAATCGTTAAAGCCCTTAAAGAATATCGAAATCTCTATGCTGTGCAACATCGCTTGGGAGGCAGGATGATATATCCGGAGTCTCTGAAGTTTTTGCCTCTGTATGGATTAGCGCTTTGTAGATCAAAGCCTCTTCGTGGAGGGTATGCTGATGCTTCACTTGATGAACGCTGTTCAGCAGGTTACACGATGGTGGCTCTACCtgttaaaaaattgttgaagCTTCTGTATCCTAGTTTCATTCGACTTGATGAGTATCTTTTGAAG GCATCTGCTCAGGTTGATGACTTGAAAAGGTTACCGCTGGCTGCTGAGAACTTAGATGCCAGAGGTCTTTACTTATATGATGATGGATTTCGATTTGTTATATGGTTTGGTAGAGCCCTTTCACCTGATATAGCTATGAATTTACTCGGGGCAGACTTTGCAGCAGAATTATTGAAG GTAAACCTTAAAGAGCGTGATAAGGAAATGTCGAGAAAGCTGATGAGTACACTTGAGAAATTTAGAGAAAGTGATCGCTCATATTATCAGCAGTGTCATCTTGTAAGACAAGGTGAACAGCCGATAGAAGGCTTCCTTTTACTTTCCAATCTTGTTGAGGACCAGATGGGGGGTAGTAATGGTTATGTCGATTGGCTTCTACAAATACACCGGCAAGTTCAGCAAAATGCATGA